One genomic window of Procambarus clarkii isolate CNS0578487 chromosome 43, FALCON_Pclarkii_2.0, whole genome shotgun sequence includes the following:
- the LOC138349954 gene encoding streptococcal hemagglutinin-like has translation MLRREVKYNDLNQIDVVLYRAISLSLTVYTDGSLHASTGGSLHASTGGSLHASTGGSLHASTGGSLHTSTGGSLHASTGGSLHASTGGSLHASTGGSLHASTGGSLHASTGGSLHASTGGSLHASTGGSLHASTGGSLHTSTGGSLHASTGGSLHASTGGSLHASTGGSLHTSTGGSLHASTGGSLHASTGGSLHASTGGSLHTSTGGSLHASTGGSLHTSTGGSLHASTGGSLHASTGGSLHTSTGGSLHASTGGSLHTSTGGSLHASTGGSLHTSTGGSLHASTGGSLHASTAGWASFTTVRAGFYLEW, from the coding sequence ATGCTTCGACGTGAAGTAAAGtacaatgacttaaaccaaattgATGTTGTGCTTTATAGAGCGATCTCGCTCTCTCTAACTGTTTACACTGATGGGTCACTCCACGCCTCCACTGGTGGGTCACTCCACGCCTCCACTGGTGGGTCACTCCACGCCTCCACTGGTGGGTCACTCCACGCCTCCACTGGTGGGTCACTCCACACCTCCACTGGTGGGTCACTCCACGCCTCCACTGGTGGGTCACTCCACGCCTCCACTGGTGGGTCACTCCACGCCTCCACTGGTGGGTCACTCCACGCCTCCACTGGTGGGTCACTCCACGCCTCCACTGGTGGGTCACTCCACGCCTCCACTGGTGGGTCACTCCACGCCTCCACTGGTGGGTCACTCCACGCCTCCACTGGTGGGTCACTCCACACCTCCACTGGTGGGTCACTCCACGCCTCCACTGGTGGGTCACTCCACGCCTCCACTGGTGGGTCACTCCACGCCTCCACTGGTGGGTCACTCCACACCTCCACTGGTGGGTCACTCCACGCCTCCACTGGTGGGTCACTCCACGCCTCCACTGGTGGGTCACTCCACGCCTCCACTGGTGGGTCACTCCACACCTCCACTGGTGGGTCACTCCACGCCTCCACTGGTGGGTCACTCCACACCTCCACTGGTGGGTCACTCCACGCCTCCACTGGTGGGTCACTCCACGCCTCCACTGGTGGGTCACTCCACACCTCCACTGGTGGGTCACTCCACGCCTCCACTGGTGGGTCACTCCACACCTCCACTGGTGGGTCACTCCACGCCTCCACTGGTGGGTCACTCCACACCTCCACTGGTGGGTCACTCCACGCCTCCACTGGTGGGTCACTCCACGCCTCCACTGCCGGTTGGGCCAGTTTTACAACTGTCAGAGCTGGCTTCTATCTTGAGTGGTAG
- the LOC138350028 gene encoding uncharacterized protein, translating into MMLAITILLVFAGAQASPIQLGVRPQTLPQVFPGGNALLEDAQIGHLLRTAPAGSQLLRTTAPVGSLLSRLPDNATLIRTNIVDTFSCSGRVYGYYADQDNDCQIFHVCLPLQQLYPANFTKETTFTFSFICPQYTIFSQDSLTCAWESEALPCEAAATLYGINDSFFKKIRDSDGKERYAQLGENFFPSSAGSGATFNIP; encoded by the exons ATGATGCTTGCTATCACCATCCTCCttg TGTTCGCTGGTGCCCAAGCCAGCCCCATCCAGCTTGGGGTTCGACCCCAGACGCTACCCCAGGTGTTCCCCGGTGGTAATGCCCTCCTGGAAGATGCCCAGATCGGCCACCTGCTGAGAACAGCGCCCGCGGGATCCCAGCTGCTGAGAACGACTGCGCCTGTGGGTAGCCTCCTGTCTCGTCTTCCAGATAATGCTACCCTTATCAGGACGAATATTGTCGACACCTTCAGCTGTAGTGGacgg GTGTACGGATACTACGCTGACCAGGACAACGACTGCCAGATCTTCCACGTGTGTCTGCCACTACAACAGCTTTACCCTGCCAACTTCACCAAAGAGACTACCTTCACTTTCAGCTTTATCTGCCCTCAATATACCATCTTTAGTCAG GACTCGCTGACCTGCGCCTGGGAGTCGGAAGCTCTGCCGTGTGAGGCCGCTGCTACTCTCTACGGCATCAACGACAGCTTCTTCAAGAAGATCAGGGACAGCGACGGCAAGGAACGCTACGCTCAGCTTGGCGAAAACTTCTTCCCGTCGTCCGCTGGCTCGGGCGCCACATTCAACATCCCCTAG
- the LOC138349955 gene encoding S-antigen protein-like, with amino-acid sequence MRTVCCVDEDGLLFQPRTTSTQDNLGPGQPRPRTTSTQDNLGPGQPRPITTSAQDNLGPGQPRPRTTSTQDNLSPGQPRPRTTSAHYNLGPGQPRPRTTSAQDNLGPGQPRPGTTSAQVNLGPGQPRPRTTSAHYNLGLGQLRPRTTSAQDNLGPGQPRPGTTSAQDNFGPGQPRPRTTLAHYNLGPGQPRPRTTSAQDNLGPGQPRPRTTSAKDNLGPGQPRPRTTSAQDNLGPGQPRCETMFSMLPHPTPTPNHPGLPVCLTFHAMSRWS; translated from the coding sequence atgaggacggtctgctgtgttgatgaggacggtctgctttTTCAGCCCAGGACAACCTCGACCCAGGACAACCTCGGCCCAGGACAACCTCGGCCCAGGACAACCTCGACCCAGGACAACCTCGGCCCAGGACAACCTCGGCCCATTACAACCTCGGCCCAGGACAACCTCGGCCCAGGACAACCTCGGCCCAGGACAACCTCGACCCAGGACAACCTCAGCCCAGGACAACCTCGGCCCAGGACAACCTCGGCCCATTACAACCTCGGCCCAGGACAACCTCGGCCCAGGACAACCTCGGCCCAGGACAACCTCGGCCCAGGACAACCTCGGCCCGGGACAACCTCGGCCCAGGTCAACCTCGGCCCAGGACAACCTCGGCCCAGGACAACCTCGGCCCATTACAACCTCGGCCTAGGACAACTTCGGCCCAGGACAACCTCGGCCCAGGACAACCTCGGCCCAGGACAACCTCGGCCCGGGACAACCTCGGCCCAGGACAACTTCGGCCCAGGACAACCTCGGCCCAGGACAACCTTGGCCCATTACAACCTCGGCCCAGGACAACCTCGGCCCAGGACAACCTCGGCCCAGGACAACCTCGGCCCAGGACAACCTCGACCCAGGACAACCTCGGCCAAGGACAACCTCGGCCCAGGACAACCTCGGCCCAGGACAACCTCGGCCCAGGACAACCTCGGCCCAGGACAACCTCGGTGTGAAACAATGTTCTCCATGTTgcctcaccccacccccacacccaaccATCCAGGCCTGCCCGTCTGCTTGACCTTTCATGCAATGTCCAGGTGGTCCTAA